The Gammaproteobacteria bacterium nucleotide sequence ACTCGGTGCGGGCCGTTGATCCGGCGGTATTGCCTGAGGTCGTTGCCGGCGCCCGCGAAATCGTCGGTGATGACATGGTGATCCATATGCATGTCGCCGAGCAGATGGCTGAGGTGGAAGCAACCGGACAGGCCACCGGGTTTACACCGGTTGCATTGATTGCCGAACACTGCGCGCTTAATCCGTTGTGGTCTTTTGTACATGCCACTCACGTCAACGAGCACGACATGCGGCTGATGCTGGACAATGGCGTCAACGTCGTGCTGTGCCCGCTGACCGAAGCCAACCTGGGCGACGGCGTGTTCCCGGTGAAAGAATTTATCCACGCTGGCGGCCGCATCGCCATTGGTTCTGACTGCAATGCACGTATCGACGTTGTCGAAGAGCTGCGGCTGATGGAGTATGCGCAGCGGCTGGTGCGGCAGCGTCGTGCGGTGCTGGCCGACCAGGACGGATTGGGTGCGAGGCTTTGGGCCCATACGGCCCGCGCTGGCGCAGGCGTGCTGGCTCTGAACGCCGGGCGCATCGAGGTCGGTTGTTCTGCTGACCTGGCGGTACTCAGTGAGCGTCCGCCGCTGAGCGGATTGGCGCCGATGCGCGCGATGGACGCGCTGGTTACAGGTGGCGATGCCGCTAACATCGCGGAGGTCTATGTTGGCGGCCGTCTCTGTGCCCCCGACGCTGAGCCGGATGCGCAGTTTGTAGCGGTCATGCAACGGCTGTGTGCATGAGCGCTTTTGTCGAGTTGCCGGCACGCGGCGACCCTGTTCCGATCGTTGTCAGCATCCCGCATACCGGCGTCGAGGTGCCGGAAGAAATTGCCGCGCGTCTTGCTGACGAGTCGAAGCGCAATCTGCCGATGACCGACTGGCATTTGCACCGTCTGTATGACTTCCTGCCGGAGATGGGTATTAACGTGCTGCACGCCCGTTACACGCGTCTGGCCGTTGACCTGAACCGCTCACCGGACGGGGCCCCGCTGTACCCGGGACGCTTTGAAACCGGCCTGGTTGCCTGTGAAACCTTTGACGGCGAACAGATTTTCAGGGAACCTCCGGACCCGCAGACTATCGAAGCGTTGCGACACCGCTATCATCAGCCGTATCACGAGCGCCTTGCCGGACTACTGCAGGGTGTAATCGACAGGTTTGGCCATGTGGTACTGGTCGATGCGCACAGCGTGGCATCGCGGGCCAACCGGGTGCATGGCGCGCTGCAGCGGGATATCTACCTGGGTGATCGCGACGGGACCAGTTGTGCCGGCTGGCTCACCGCCACGCTACGCGATGACTTTGCTGCGTCCGGTATGCAGGTACAGGTAAACGACCCTTACAAGGGCGGCTACACGACGCATCATTACGGCCAGGCGCCGGAAGTGGATGCGGTGCAAATTGAGATGTGTCAGCGGTTGTACATGAATGAAGACAACCCTGACCTGGTAACAGAGGAAAACTGGGAATTGACCAAAACAATACTGATTGATGTTTTTGCTGCGCTGGCTGGGCGACTGGAGCGCAACTGACATGGCCTTCAAGACCTTTCCGTTGACTGTGGTGGGCGTGGAATTGATCACGCCGACTATTCTGGCACTCAGGTTTGAGCGTGAAGATGGCGAGCCCTTCGAATACACCGCCGGGCAATTCATCAACATCCACTTTGAGGTGGATGAACAGCCGGTGCATCGTAGTTATTCAATTGCATCACCGCCGGGTTCCGGCGAGATCGAGGTTGCCATATCGCCGGTGAAGGGCGGCCGCGCAACGGAGCTGTTATTCAACCTCAAGGTTGGAGACACCATCAACGCCAGCGGACCCTATGGACGGTTCGTGCTGCGCGACGACGAACCGTGCCGCTACATTCTTGCCGCCACCGGTACCGGCGTAACGCCGTACCGTGCCATGCTGCCGGCGCTAAAAGAGTTACTGGGCAAGGGATTTACCATCGATATTCTGCTGGGTATCTGGCGGCGCGAAGAAGCGCTGTACGCTCAGGACTTTATCGATTTCTGTAATGACAACAACGGTGCCGTATTCCACGCTTGTTACAGTCGCGAAATGCCGGAGGAGCCGGCAGTGCACGAGAGCGAGGGGTACGTACAGATTCACATTGCGGCACTCGATCCGCGTCCCGAAACTGACATCGTGTACCTTTGTGGTAATCCGGACATGATCGACGAAGCAATGGAGATGCTCAAAGCGCGCGAGTTCCCGACCCGACAGCTGCGCCGCGAGAAATACCTGCCCGCAAAAGCCTGATTGTTTGAGTAATCCCCGGCTACCATTGGTAATAGTCAATGGTCGTATTCGCCAGGAGAAAAACCATGCGCTCCATTTCTGTGTCAGTGCTGGCTGTATTGGTCACAGCCTGCAGTAGCACGATGACTGAACCCGCGACAGAGGCCGCAGCGATGGCACCAGGCTACTTTGGCAGCGACGCAGGCTGCATGGAGGGCCCGCTGGTGCAGTTTGGTCAGTACATTGGCCAGTGGAAAATCGAGGATTCATCGCTGGCGCGTGACGGCTCGGGCTGGACAAATGGCCAGGGTGCGCAATGGGATTTCGTCTGTGTTGGTGGCGGTACCGCGGTCCAGGATTTCTGGATGCCAAACGAAGGACCGGTCGGTACTAATCTGCGCACCTATAATCCTGAAACAGAATCGTGGGATATCGTCTGGACAATCAAGGGTCTCGTCGGCCAGGCGCACATCAATGCAAAACAGCAGGCCAACGGCAACCTGTTGATGACCTATGTGTCACCGGCCCAAAACCCACCGCGCCGAATTACATTCTTTCCGGCAACCGAAGATAGCTGGAACTGGATGATGGAGTTCTCCTTCGATGGCGGCGAGAGCTATATCGAGGTCTATCGGATCAAAGCGACACGGATTCGCTAGTTGAGTCCTGCGCGCAATCTGCGCTCGCGAACATTACTGTGCCGCAAGCTGCTGGCGATAGGTTTCCAGTTCCTCACGCCGGGGCAGGGCGGTTTGTGCGCCGGCCCGGGTCGTTGCCAGCGTGGCGGCAGCGCAGGCGAATTCGAGTGCTTCGCCCGGGGCCATCTCCTCCAGCAGTGCCAGCGTCAGCGCAGCGGTAAAGGTGTCACCGGCACCGGTAGTATCAACGACCTCGGCCCGGGGCGCCGCCGCCTCCGCAATAACCTCGCCATTTTTTTTCAGCACTGCGCCGCGTTCGCCATAGGTAATTGCGACCAGGTTCTTGCAGGCGTTGATCCCGGAGCCAAAAAACAGGCTTTCGGTCTCGTTCATGACGATCAGGTCGGCGCGCTGCAGGATCTCGTCCGGTACCTCCGTTGCCGGTGCCAGGTTGATACAAAATAGTCCTTCAAAGCGTGCTGCCGCTGCCGCAACTGTCGCCATGGGTACTTCCAGCTGGCAGATCAGGGCATCGGCGCCGGACAGCTCGAGATGATAGGGCGTGAGACGCCGGTTGGCGCCCGGCGCCACGACGATCTGGTTTTCACCATCCGGCGCAACCGCGATCAGGGCCACGCCCGTTGTTTTGGATTTGTCCGTAACGCAGCGCGTCAGGTCGACGCCCTCGTTTCGTAGCAACGCCAGTGCTTCGTCAGCTGTCGCATCACCGCCGGTGCAGGCGCACAGGAACACGCGGGCTCCAAGGCGATGCGCTGCCAACGCCTGGTTGGCACCCTTACCGCCCGGGTACCGGGCCAGCGTTGCGTTGGTTACCGTTTCGCCCGGCACCGGCAGGCGGGGTGCGTGCGCAACCAGGTCAAGGTTGACTGAGCCGACGACTACGATTGCGGGTTTGTCACTCATTACTCAGTTCTTGCTGTAGCGCGAGAGACGATCGGCCAGGAGGTCATAAAACGCATCGGCATCGGCATGATGTATCCACGTGGCATTTATTGGTCGATCCGTCACGCGCCAGAAATCTACTGCGGTGTGCCCCATAGTCAGTGGTGATTCAGTTTCAACCGAGATATTGCACTCCTTGCCTGAGAAGATAGCAGGGCGCAGCAGAAATGCCATGGTGCAGGGGTCGTGTAATGGTGCGCCGTCGGCACCATACTTTTTGCTGTCGTGACGACTGAAAAACTCCAGCATGTCACAGGTGGCATCGGCAACCGGGTTATCCAGGGCGCGAAGTGTGGCGATACGTGATCTGGACGCCAGCACCTGGTGCGTCACGTCCAGGCCCATGGTCACAATCGGCCTGCCGCATTCGAACACAATTTTTGCCGCATGCGGATCCACCAGCATGTTGAACTCGGCCGATGGAGACGTGTTGCCGCCCTGGCCCATCGCGCCGCCCATCATGACGATACGTTTGATTTTTTGCAGTATTTCCGGCTCGCGCGTAATGGCAACGGCAACGTTTGTGAGTGGTCCGGTCGGTACAAGGGTGATGGAGTCATCGACTGCGTTGGTCAGAGTTTCGATGATGAAGTCGACCGCGTGTTGTTCCTGTAGCGGCGTACGTGGAGTGCTGATCTCGACGCCGTCGATGCCGGTCGAGCCATGCACGTTTTCGGCGGTGATCAGTTCGCGCACTACAGGCTGGTCGCAGCCGGCATAAACGGGCATGTCGGTGAAGCCGGCCAGGTCACACATCAGCCGTGCGTTGCGTGTCGTCAGGTCCAGCGGCACGTTACCGGCGACCGTCGTTATTCCGAGTACATCGATTTCATCCGGCGAAGACAGCGCGAGCAGCAGATTTATTGCGTCGTCCTGCCCGGGATCGCAGTCGATTATTGTCGCGTGATGTGCCATCTGTCCTGAGTTTAGCGAAAGCCCATTTTCTTCAGGAAAGCGTCATACCGCGGATCGCTGTGCAGTGGATCGAAGGTGGTGTGGGCCTGGATGTATACGAGTCCCGGGTCGCGGATTGCGTAGCCACGGTCGAGCCAGGCAAAGGCATTGTCGAGATCGCCCCACGCGGTGTATATCGCAGCGGCCTGGTAGGCGACATCATCACCATATTCTGCGGTCAGTTCGTGGAGATATTCTTGTGCGGCAGTTGTATTCCCGAGGTCGTACTGAAGAATTGCCTGCATCGTTAATTTCAGAAAATCGAACGTCTCGGTATCGGCAGCATCCAGGCCTTGCGCGTACTCACCCCGTTCGCGGTGGACAATGGCAAGTAACAGGCCCAGCGAGCCACGCTGCGGGTGTACCTGATGCAGTTTTCGCGTGGCTGCCAGCGCTTCGTCGAGTTGGCCATTGGCTACTAATCCCCAGGCGACATCGACCTGCAGGCTCACGTTAAGCGGGTCCACCGATAGCGCCTTAGTGTTTTGTTGCAGCCAGCCCGCGCGGTCTCCCCGAATGGCCATCAGACTGGCCATTTCGCTGCGTAATTCCGGGTCGCCCGGGCGCAACGACAGCGCGCGCCGCAGCGACGCTTCGGTACCAGCCCAGTCCCAATCATGCGAAGTCTGGATATGTGCCAGTGCCAGGAGTGCCTCGGGCAGCTGTGGGTCGAGCTGCAGGGCCTGTTGCGCTGCGTGGCGTGCTCTCTCGTAGCCGGCGGCAAAGGTCTCATCAAATCCAAAGCCGGTCTTGTAGGCGATAGCTTGTGACAGCCCAGCCCAGGCGAGTGCCATCTCAGGATCGATACTGATCGCACGCTCGTATTCGACGATTGCCTTATCCCAATCTTGGACGGACTTCCGGGACATGAATGACTGGCCCAGCAGATAGGCGTTGTAGGCTTCGAAGTTTCCGGAGTAGCCGGTGTTGGGCGTTCCTTCGCCCAGGATGTTCTTGCGCAGTGCTTTAACGACTGCGGTGGCAATTTCATCCTGTATTGCAAAAATATCCGTCAACTCGCGGTCAAATGTTTCCGACCACAGGTGAAAGCCGTCTTTGGTCGCGACCAGCTGTGTGGTGATACGAATACGCTCGCCGGCCTTTTGCACGCTGCCCTCGAGGATATTGCCGACATTGAGTTGCTCGCCAATGCTGCGCAAGTCCTCGTTTTTCCCTTTAAAGGCAAAAGACGAAGTGCGCCCGGCGACCTTGATCTCGCGAACCTGCGCCAGCGCATTGAGCAGGTTTTCCGTCAATCCGTCGGTAAAGTACTCCTGGTCGCCAGCCGGACTCATATCGACAAAAGGCAGCACCGCGACAGAGTTTTCGTCAACCACCGCCGCCTGCGTCGCCGAGTCGGTTGCCGTCTGTTCCGCCGACGATGTTGTCGGTGCCGCTGCATCACCGGTAAAGCGGTCGAATGCAAACAGGCCCAGTGCAATCACCAGCAAGGCAATCACCGCAATATCCAGTTTCTTTGCCGTGTGTGCGGTGACCGAATCTTCAGGTGTCACCCGCGACTCGCGCATCAGGCCATCGGGCGTAAGTTCATAAACCCAGGAAAACAGCAGCGCGGGGATGAACAGGATCGCCAGCACCGCGATGGTCATTTTGATAACCCAGTCGGGTGCGCCGAAAGCATCGGCTGCGAGTTCGATCAGCTGTACCAGTACCCACGAGCTCACCGCGTAGGCAATGGCCACCCGGAACACGTTGCGCCGTTTTAATTCAGTTAGAAATGTCGCCATGGCGCCAGTTGCTGCAGCTCATAATTCAGCGTAGCAGTGCGCCTGTCGGGGCGCCAGCAGAAAACATCAGGCAAGGCGTTTGTAGCGGATGCGGTGTGGCTGGTCGGCGTCGTGGCCCAGGCGCTTTTTCCGGTCTGCTTCGTAATCGGCGTAGTTGCCTTCGAACCAGGTCACGTGGCTGTCGCCCTCAAACGCCAGAATGTGTGTTGCGATACGATCGAGAAACCAGCGGTCATGCGAAATCACCACGGCGCAGCCGGGAAAGGCCAGCAGTGCTTCTTCCAGTGCACGCAAAGTCTCTACGTCCAGATCGTTGGTCGGTTCGTCGAGCAGCAAGACGTTGCCACCGGAACGCAGCAGTTTCGCCAGGTGCACCCGGTTGCGTTCGCCGCCCGACAGCTCGCCGATGTGCTGCTGCTGGTTGTTGCCGCGAAAATTGAACCGGCCGACATAAGCTCGCGATGGCGTCTCGTAACTGCCGACCTTGATAATGTCCTGCCCATCCGAAATTTCTTCCCAGACAGTCTTGCTGTCGTCGAGTGCATCGCGGCTCTGGTCGACGCAGGCCAGCTCGACGCTGTCGCCGAGACGCAGCATGCCGGCATCCGGCTCCTCGCTGCCGGTGATCATGCGAAACAGCGTTGTCTTGCCGGCGCCGTTGGGCCCGATGATGCCTGCGATGCCGCCGCGCGGCAGGCTGAAAGTCAGTCCGTCAATCAGCAGCTGGTCACCGAAACCCTTGCACAGGTCTTCGGCCTCGACGACCAGGTCGCCCAGGCGCGGGCCGGGCGGAATATAGATCTCGCGGGTTTCGTTACGCTGCTGGAAGTCTTTCGATGCCAGCTCATCAAAACGGTTGAGTCGCGCCTGTGACTTGGCATGGCGGCCCTTTGGGTTGGCACGTACCCACTCCAGCTCAGCCTGCATTGCCTTGCGCCGGGCTGCCTCCTGTTTTTGCTCGGTTGCAAGACGGGCTTCTTTTTGTTCCAGCCAGGAAGAGTAGTTGCCTTCCCACGGAATGCCATGACCGCGATCCAGCTCGAGAATCCAGCCGGCAACATTGTCGAGAAAATAGCGATCATGAGTAACCGCCACCACGGTGCCGGGGTACTCGTCGAGGAACCGCTCCAGCCAGGCAACCGATTCGGCATCGAGATGATTGGTCGGTTCGTCGAGCAACAGCATGTCCGGCTCTGACAGCAGCAGCCGGCACAGCGCAACCCGCCGTCGTTCGCCGCCTGACAGTTTTGCGACGTCGGCCTCCCATGGCGGCAGGCGCAATGCAGCGGCGGCAATTTCCAGTTTGCGCTCGAGTTCCCAGCCGTTGCAGGCCTCGATGGCATCCTGCAGCCGTGCCTGTTCTTCGAGCAACTTGTTCATTGCGTCGTCGTCCATCGGTTCGCCGAGCTTCATACTCAGCTCATCGAATCCGGTCAGCAGGGCGCGGATCTCGGCTACGCCGTCCTCGACGTTGCCACGCACA carries:
- a CDS encoding N-formylglutamate deformylase; its protein translation is MSAFVELPARGDPVPIVVSIPHTGVEVPEEIAARLADESKRNLPMTDWHLHRLYDFLPEMGINVLHARYTRLAVDLNRSPDGAPLYPGRFETGLVACETFDGEQIFREPPDPQTIEALRHRYHQPYHERLAGLLQGVIDRFGHVVLVDAHSVASRANRVHGALQRDIYLGDRDGTSCAGWLTATLRDDFAASGMQVQVNDPYKGGYTTHHYGQAPEVDAVQIEMCQRLYMNEDNPDLVTEENWELTKTILIDVFAALAGRLERN
- the ettA gene encoding energy-dependent translational throttle protein EttA; translated protein: MAQYVYTMNRVGKVVPPGRHILKDISLSFFPGAKIGVLGLNGSGKSTLLRIMAGVDADIEGEARPQPGLRVGYLAQEPQLDDTRDVRGNVEDGVAEIRALLTGFDELSMKLGEPMDDDAMNKLLEEQARLQDAIEACNGWELERKLEIAAAALRLPPWEADVAKLSGGERRRVALCRLLLSEPDMLLLDEPTNHLDAESVAWLERFLDEYPGTVVAVTHDRYFLDNVAGWILELDRGHGIPWEGNYSSWLEQKEARLATEQKQEAARRKAMQAELEWVRANPKGRHAKSQARLNRFDELASKDFQQRNETREIYIPPGPRLGDLVVEAEDLCKGFGDQLLIDGLTFSLPRGGIAGIIGPNGAGKTTLFRMITGSEEPDAGMLRLGDSVELACVDQSRDALDDSKTVWEEISDGQDIIKVGSYETPSRAYVGRFNFRGNNQQQHIGELSGGERNRVHLAKLLRSGGNVLLLDEPTNDLDVETLRALEEALLAFPGCAVVISHDRWFLDRIATHILAFEGDSHVTWFEGNYADYEADRKKRLGHDADQPHRIRYKRLA
- a CDS encoding nucleoside hydrolase; translated protein: MAHHATIIDCDPGQDDAINLLLALSSPDEIDVLGITTVAGNVPLDLTTRNARLMCDLAGFTDMPVYAGCDQPVVRELITAENVHGSTGIDGVEISTPRTPLQEQHAVDFIIETLTNAVDDSITLVPTGPLTNVAVAITREPEILQKIKRIVMMGGAMGQGGNTSPSAEFNMLVDPHAAKIVFECGRPIVTMGLDVTHQVLASRSRIATLRALDNPVADATCDMLEFFSRHDSKKYGADGAPLHDPCTMAFLLRPAIFSGKECNISVETESPLTMGHTAVDFWRVTDRPINATWIHHADADAFYDLLADRLSRYSKN
- the hutF gene encoding formimidoylglutamate deiminase, whose protein sequence is MKTLRFQNALLPDGIRPVQLQVDDTGLITAVEDAADGPWDGWLALPGMVNAHSHCFQRVMTGFVEAAGGDRSFWGWRELMYRIAQNTTPRDQYVIARRAFREMLAAGYTTAAEFHYLHHNVDGSAGTEMAQAVIDAAADTGIRLRLLPVLYQRGGFGHPATDMQRRFVHKTVDDYLQLVARLGDAVAGIAPHSVRAVDPAVLPEVVAGAREIVGDDMVIHMHVAEQMAEVEATGQATGFTPVALIAEHCALNPLWSFVHATHVNEHDMRLMLDNGVNVVLCPLTEANLGDGVFPVKEFIHAGGRIAIGSDCNARIDVVEELRLMEYAQRLVRQRRAVLADQDGLGARLWAHTARAGAGVLALNAGRIEVGCSADLAVLSERPPLSGLAPMRAMDALVTGGDAANIAEVYVGGRLCAPDAEPDAQFVAVMQRLCA
- a CDS encoding ferredoxin--NADP reductase, yielding MMFLLRWLGDWSATDMAFKTFPLTVVGVELITPTILALRFEREDGEPFEYTAGQFINIHFEVDEQPVHRSYSIASPPGSGEIEVAISPVKGGRATELLFNLKVGDTINASGPYGRFVLRDDEPCRYILAATGTGVTPYRAMLPALKELLGKGFTIDILLGIWRREEALYAQDFIDFCNDNNGAVFHACYSREMPEEPAVHESEGYVQIHIAALDPRPETDIVYLCGNPDMIDEAMEMLKAREFPTRQLRREKYLPAKA
- a CDS encoding ribokinase, which encodes MSDKPAIVVVGSVNLDLVAHAPRLPVPGETVTNATLARYPGGKGANQALAAHRLGARVFLCACTGGDATADEALALLRNEGVDLTRCVTDKSKTTGVALIAVAPDGENQIVVAPGANRRLTPYHLELSGADALICQLEVPMATVAAAAARFEGLFCINLAPATEVPDEILQRADLIVMNETESLFFGSGINACKNLVAITYGERGAVLKKNGEVIAEAAAPRAEVVDTTGAGDTFTAALTLALLEEMAPGEALEFACAAATLATTRAGAQTALPRREELETYRQQLAAQ